In one window of Kitasatospora sp. MMS16-BH015 DNA:
- a CDS encoding lipopolysaccharide biosynthesis protein, whose amino-acid sequence MKPITRLAAALPPGTQMVAGGTVVLGAASYLHLAVAGHSLTTQAMAGVSVLWTIVMSVGIGLFFPIEQELTRIVAARTVRGEGSAPVLRRALLLTGGILAVVVGLLAVFAGPLARLLFHGDRQLVAALAGAFVTMAFCYLSRGLLAGLGLFTAYGTQLAVDGVLRIVLAFGCSLAGLHSALAFSLILTLAPLVSLAATLPAALRAAGRPGPPIAWPELVGGLGLLICSTLLAQWMVSAAVLSIQLLEPSQVDLVAALLSALVLARVPIFVFGALQASLLSGLAGAAAEGRHEAFRRMLRKACLAVAALSALIGLPAVVLGPWLIHLLFAAPRVLTRLDFLWLVLGTFGYLLGMVLGQALIVRHRHRAQLLSWVLGSAVLAAVTLAPGPIATRVCLAFAAGPAATALAMLWALRRPVTPGPAAGAPGTAAEAIRTS is encoded by the coding sequence ATGAAGCCGATAACCCGGCTCGCCGCCGCCCTGCCCCCCGGCACCCAGATGGTCGCCGGGGGCACCGTGGTGCTCGGCGCCGCCTCGTACCTCCACCTGGCGGTGGCCGGGCACAGCCTGACCACCCAGGCCATGGCCGGGGTCTCGGTGCTCTGGACCATCGTGATGTCGGTGGGCATCGGCCTGTTCTTCCCGATCGAGCAGGAGCTCACCCGGATCGTCGCCGCCCGCACCGTGCGGGGCGAGGGCTCGGCGCCGGTGCTGCGGCGGGCCCTGCTGCTCACCGGCGGCATCCTGGCCGTGGTGGTGGGCCTGCTCGCGGTCTTCGCCGGGCCCCTGGCCCGGCTGCTCTTCCACGGCGACCGCCAGCTGGTCGCCGCGCTGGCCGGGGCCTTCGTCACGATGGCCTTCTGCTACCTCAGCCGGGGCCTGCTGGCCGGGCTCGGCCTGTTCACCGCCTACGGCACCCAGCTGGCCGTGGACGGGGTGCTGCGGATCGTGCTGGCCTTCGGCTGCTCGCTGGCCGGCCTGCACTCCGCGCTCGCCTTCAGCCTGATCCTCACCCTCGCCCCGCTGGTCTCGCTGGCCGCCACCCTGCCCGCCGCGCTGCGCGCCGCCGGGCGGCCGGGGCCACCCATCGCCTGGCCCGAACTGGTCGGCGGGCTCGGCCTGTTGATCTGCTCCACGCTGCTCGCGCAGTGGATGGTCAGCGCGGCCGTGCTCTCCATCCAGCTGCTCGAACCCAGCCAGGTCGACCTGGTCGCGGCGCTGCTCAGCGCGCTGGTGCTGGCCCGGGTGCCGATCTTCGTCTTCGGCGCCCTGCAGGCCTCACTGCTCTCCGGCCTGGCCGGCGCGGCGGCGGAGGGCCGGCACGAGGCCTTCCGCCGGATGCTCCGCAAGGCCTGCCTGGCCGTGGCGGCCCTCTCCGCCCTGATCGGCCTGCCGGCCGTGGTGCTCGGCCCCTGGCTGATCCACCTGCTCTTCGCCGCCCCCCGCGTGCTCACCCGCCTCGACTTCCTCTGGCTCGTCCTGGGCACCTTCGGCTACCTGCTCGGCATGGTCCTCGGCCAGGCGCTGATCGTCCGCCACCGCCACCGCGCCCAGCTCCTCAGCTGGGTGCTCGGCAGCGCCGTCCTGGCCGCCGTCACGCTCGCCCCCGGCCCCATCGCCACCCGCGTCTGCCTGGCCTTCGCGGCCGGCCCGGCCGCCACCGCCCTGGCCATGCTCTGGGCGCTGCGCCGCCCGGTCACCCCCGGCCCCGCGGCCGGGGCGCCGGGCACCGCCGCCGAGGCGATCCGCACGTCCTGA
- a CDS encoding SigE family RNA polymerase sigma factor translates to MERDEGEIQAFVAARQQALYRSAYLLCGDRHEAEDLVQATLVKVILGWRRLKGLDNVDAYARRTMVNTFISSRRRFWRREQAFAEVPEVVAAEHDAVVGFAVRAALAALPVKQRAVLVLRYWEDLSVATTADLLKMPESTVRSHAARGIATLRKVLPRDSHEFQGEWA, encoded by the coding sequence ATGGAGCGGGACGAGGGAGAGATCCAGGCCTTCGTGGCGGCCCGGCAGCAGGCGCTGTACCGGAGTGCGTACCTGCTGTGCGGGGACCGGCACGAGGCGGAGGACCTGGTGCAGGCCACGCTGGTGAAGGTGATCCTGGGCTGGCGGCGGCTGAAGGGGCTGGACAACGTCGACGCCTACGCGCGGCGGACGATGGTGAACACGTTCATCTCCTCGCGGCGGCGGTTCTGGCGCCGCGAGCAGGCCTTCGCCGAGGTGCCCGAGGTGGTGGCGGCCGAGCACGACGCGGTGGTCGGCTTCGCCGTGCGCGCCGCACTGGCCGCGCTGCCGGTGAAGCAGCGCGCGGTGCTGGTGCTGCGGTACTGGGAGGACCTGAGCGTGGCGACCACCGCCGATCTGCTCAAGATGCCCGAGAGCACGGTGCGCAGCCACGCGGCGCGCGGGATCGCGACGCTGCGCAAGGTACTGCCCCGCGACTCGCACGAGTTCCAGGGGGAGTGGGCATGA
- a CDS encoding glycosyltransferase, giving the protein MHRFEITMPYYGDFAQMQAAVRSVLAQNGADWRLTVVDDGREPGVPEWFEALADPRVRYFRNERNLGVTGNFNRCLELAEAEYVVLMGCDDLMRPSYLDVVRATADREPEAAMIQPGVEVIGSDGLPYDTLADRTKRKLYAPKGPGRALLGGEELAVSLLRGNWLYFPSICWRLDAVRRYGFRADLGVIQDLALVIDLLVAGETLATTPEVCFSYRRHAESESSAKAYTGHRFEEAKRFFLETADRLEAFGWPQAAKVARLHLSSRLHALTLLPGAARHAGRPGVSAMLRHAAR; this is encoded by the coding sequence ATGCACCGCTTCGAGATCACCATGCCGTACTACGGCGACTTCGCCCAGATGCAGGCCGCCGTGCGCAGCGTGCTCGCCCAGAACGGGGCGGACTGGCGGCTGACCGTCGTGGACGACGGCCGCGAGCCGGGCGTGCCCGAGTGGTTCGAGGCGCTGGCCGACCCCCGGGTCCGGTACTTCCGCAACGAGCGCAACCTCGGCGTCACCGGCAACTTCAACCGCTGCCTGGAGCTGGCCGAGGCCGAGTACGTGGTGCTGATGGGCTGCGACGACCTGATGCGCCCGTCCTACCTGGACGTGGTGCGGGCCACCGCCGACCGCGAGCCCGAGGCCGCGATGATCCAGCCCGGCGTCGAGGTGATCGGCAGCGACGGCCTCCCGTACGACACCCTCGCCGACCGCACCAAGCGCAAGCTCTACGCCCCCAAGGGCCCCGGCCGGGCGCTGCTCGGTGGCGAGGAGCTCGCGGTGAGCCTGCTGCGCGGCAACTGGCTCTACTTCCCCTCGATCTGCTGGCGCCTCGACGCCGTCCGCCGGTACGGCTTCCGGGCCGACCTCGGCGTCATCCAGGACCTCGCCCTGGTGATCGACCTGCTGGTCGCGGGGGAGACCCTGGCCACCACCCCCGAGGTCTGCTTCAGCTACCGCCGGCACGCCGAGAGCGAGTCCTCCGCCAAGGCCTACACCGGCCACCGCTTCGAGGAGGCCAAGCGCTTCTTCCTGGAGACGGCCGACCGACTGGAGGCCTTCGGCTGGCCCCAGGCCGCCAAAGTGGCCCGGCTCCACCTCTCCTCCCGCCTGCACGCCCTCACCCTGCTCCCCGGCGCCGCCCGGCACGCGGGCCGCCCCGGCGTCTCCGCGATGCTCCGCCACGCCGCCCGTTAG
- a CDS encoding glycosyltransferase family 2 protein, with protein sequence MTGARRILIILPAWNEADGLPGVLGEIKRQLPYVDTLVVDDGSTDRTAEVAAAAGSAVARLPYNLGVGGAMRLGYRYAQLHGYDVAIQVDADGQHDPSYVPALLEKLTEADLVIGARFAGEGEYQARGPRRWAMRLLSAVLSRITGAKLTDTTSGFRACNRPLIEFFARWYPVEYLGDTVESLVGAARCGFTVRQVPVAMRARTTGRPSASPVKATIYLVRAGLVLLLAMIRRIPRDLRELAPGSSYYTAFAARPARYAAEYAAEAEV encoded by the coding sequence ATGACCGGCGCCCGCCGCATCCTGATCATCCTCCCGGCCTGGAACGAGGCCGACGGCCTGCCCGGCGTGCTCGGCGAGATCAAGCGCCAGCTCCCGTACGTGGACACCCTGGTGGTCGACGACGGCTCCACCGACCGCACCGCCGAGGTGGCGGCCGCGGCCGGCTCCGCCGTGGCCCGGCTGCCGTACAACCTCGGCGTCGGCGGCGCGATGCGGCTGGGCTACCGCTACGCCCAGCTGCACGGCTACGACGTGGCCATCCAGGTGGACGCCGACGGCCAGCACGACCCCTCCTACGTGCCCGCCCTGCTCGAGAAGCTCACCGAGGCCGACCTGGTGATCGGCGCCCGGTTCGCCGGCGAGGGCGAGTACCAGGCCCGCGGCCCGCGCCGCTGGGCGATGCGGCTGCTCTCCGCCGTGCTCTCCCGGATCACCGGCGCCAAGCTCACCGACACCACCTCCGGCTTCCGGGCCTGCAACCGGCCGCTGATCGAGTTCTTCGCCCGCTGGTACCCCGTCGAGTACCTCGGCGACACCGTGGAGAGCCTGGTCGGCGCCGCCCGCTGCGGGTTCACCGTCCGCCAGGTGCCGGTCGCCATGCGCGCCCGCACCACCGGCCGGCCCAGCGCCTCGCCGGTCAAGGCCACCATCTACCTGGTCCGCGCCGGGCTGGTGCTGCTGCTCGCGATGATCCGCCGGATCCCCCGCGACCTGCGCGAGCTCGCCCCCGGCTCCTCGTACTACACCGCCTTCGCCGCCCGCCCGGCCCGCTACGCGGCCGAGTACGCGGCCGAGGCCGAGGTCTGA